One Mycteria americana isolate JAX WOST 10 ecotype Jacksonville Zoo and Gardens chromosome 7, USCA_MyAme_1.0, whole genome shotgun sequence genomic window, ttattctgtgattctaagaatAAAAATACTGTCACTAGCGACACAAACCCTCAGAGTCTAGAGAAGCCCAAGCAAGTGTGGATGCTTATAGAGCAAAAGATGATATTCCCAGAACATTTTCAAACAGACACAAGAAACCGTGGAGGTACACTTCAGTGGAAGTCTTTGCCTctccaaataatttgtttaataGAGGTTAATATAACACTAGGAAATACGTGCCTGTAGAGGTCACATCGTATTTTGTTCTGTAGCTAGATGTTTTATCTTGCTCCCTGACCTTCTTctgagcaaataaaaattaaaatggttaaattttaaaaagtaacatgaGAATGCAGTTCTGTAGCTTGATTTTTGGTCACATTTTCCCTCATTGTGGTTtgtgctgttgtgttttttttgcTTACTGTTTGACTCACAACTTGTGTGCGCAACTTCAGTCAAGCAGCAGAAGGCCGCAGACTTTGCACTTCTTCAAGCTTTATGTTTTCTTAGTCCAAAAGCTCGATCTAATCTACAAACCTGCTATCTACTAGACTCACCCGTTCGCTGGTAAGGAGGAGATAAGGCACCTCTGTGCTTGGAGAATGATAGGCAGGAGGAAGTAGTGCTTAGCACCGAGCTGGTTTGCGTAGGCTGCGGAAAGGTCTCCAGGCTCAACGTCTTCTCACCCCTCTGCTTTGAAAGTGCCCCGTGATGTCCTGACCTTCTTGGGACCTGCGTCCTGGGCACACGTGGACAGTGCGAGGTATCTGTGGTCTCATGCAAAATCGAAGTGGGTCCCAGCAGGCACAAATCAGTGTGCTCaaccacagctttttttttttctctcggATGCTCTCTGATTGTTCCGGCTCTAGCCAGGAGCTGCAGATCTCCCACAGGCCTCCAGGCAAGTGTACCCTCTGGAGCTTGGGTTTCTGTGTCCCAGCCCACTCCCTGCCCAGGCAATTCAAGCACCAGCAGCCATGCAGGGGAATAGCACAGCGCGCAGCTCACGGTGTGATGGGTCCCAGGCCTGCAAACCCGCGGTGGTTAGAGACTTCCTGGACACGTGCTGCCAGCTGGCAGCGTGCCCCGAGCCACGTCCAAAGTGACCTCATGCTCCATCGCAGCCGGGGAGTGACTCAGGAGGAGCCTGGCCTGACACTGTCAGGCGGTGTCTGGTTCGGGCACCCCCACACTAttgtcctccctcttcccccaccccacgtTGGCTTGTCCCTGATGGAGGGGGATTTTGAGGCGTTTGCTGGTAGCAAACCATAAGGGGTTGCGGTCTGTGGAGACTGTCTGAGGACAGGGAGAGCTGTGAGAGGAAAGATCCCTGGTGTGTGCAGAGCTGCCATGTGTGGAGGTCACAAATCATCCTCACCCGTCCGTAATGAGCCCAGAGTCCCAGCACTGTGCAGAGCAGGGCACAAAGACAATTGGAGTGTGTTTGGCATGGGCTGACGGGCTCCTGGAGAGCCATTTCTAGCAGGCAAGGTGCTGCTTGGCTGTTCCCCCACCCAGGAGAAGTGACACAGCTCTGACACAGGGGATCTGCATCAGTTCCTGTCCCCTCCATGGGCTCCTGTGGGACTCGGAGCAGTTTGTGTGCATGTGCCCGTGATGGCCATGGGTACGTCGTCCTGTTTGGGAGGAGACCGGGGAGGCAGTTCGGGGGTCTCCAGGGTCTGCCCCATGTCTCAAGGGCTCAGCATCTCATCTCAGAGATGCTCCTGTGCCGTCATCCCCAGCACCTCTCCTTGCTTGGGGTACCAGCTGTGCTGGAGGGTCCCTCTGATGCTGTGGGACCAGCTGGAGCACTCACATGCCAGGGCAGGAGGTTGTGTGAGAGAAATGCAAGTGGTTTCCACTCTTGGTGTAAAACTGTACCCAGAGAAGCATTGAGGGGGGGCCAGCATGTTGGGGAGGTGATGAGCCTGGGAAGCTGGGCTGTGGGTGGAGACAAGGTGCCGTGCCAAGGGGAGCCCAGCTAAGCACAGTACCAAGGAGCCTGCCTCCAccctgcagccactgctgcccttcccctgctcccctccggTGGTGAAGTGCTGCAGGGACcgggaggagcagagaggagagcaaaATTGTGGCGTGCCAGGTCCCAGCTGTTTGGGGGCTCTTTCCAGGGAAGTGCTGAGACCACTGGCGATGTAACCATCACGTTTCTGTAGGGGACCTGGGAGGGGGGACCGCTGGTGGTGCAGGGGTAGGGACAGGGCTGCGGACATGCAGCAAAGGGCGGCTCTTGCTCTTCCAGCAACTGGACTGGAAGGGTTAAGCCCTGGTCCTGACCCCCACCTCCCGCTGTCGttctgggcagcagagccagtTGGTGACAAGAGGCTGATGCTGATGAGGGAGCATGTGAAGCCGGAGCTGTGAATGGGGCTTTATCCCAGGAGGGAcctgcctctgctccttccctgccctgctgccagcaccagctgcaggCAGAGTCCTGCGGGCAGCGATGTGCCAGTAGCCTCTGAGCGGGGCAcacggggctggggaggcaggagacTTGCCCTTGGGGCAGGCTGAGGTCCCCCCACAGTGCGTGGAGGTCTCCTGGGAAGACGTGCGTGGCTGATCTGTGCTCCAACGCGCAGATCAGGGCTTTTgtgagggaggcaggggaaggtcTGCAGGCCAGCCTGGAGCAACCAAGGTCCAGGGTTTAGCAGGGGATTGTTTGGTACGGCGGAGCAGGGTCTCTATTTAATGATATCTTCTCTTCTTGACTCTTTCAGATGAAAGACCCAGGAAAGGAAGGACACAGCCCTGGTTGTTCCCTTATGGTGCTGCTCTGGGGATGCTCCACAatgtcctgcagccctgcctggggggTGGGCTCAGCCCCAGCGCACGGACCATAGCTCTCCAGGTGGCACTGCTGCAGAAGGGAGCTCCACCACGATCCAAAGAATGAGACAGAGGCATCCCTGCTTGAGAAATGCAGCTGCCTTTGCAACCGCTGCTGCCTTGACCCTCCACTTTGCTGTAAGGGTGTAGATTCATCTGTGCAACCACCCCACCGTGCCTTCCCCACCCAGCCACCCACCATgccagagctggcagagctgagcagcCCCCGCACCCCTGCGGACGCGGACCACATCCAGAGGAACATCTTGGAGGAGCACGTGGAGCTCTGGTGGTTCCAGGACCCCAAGAAGTCCATCCTGTGCTACGGGATGGCTGTGGTGCTGATCCTGGCCTGTGGGATTGGGGGCATCATCCTGCTGTATAGCACTAGCAGCCGGTCTGGGGAGTGGCGGCTGGCCGTGGGCACCACGCTCTGCCTCCTGGCCCTGCTCgtgctgctgaagcagctgctgagctctgcaaTCCAGGACATGAACTGCATCCGCAGCCGGGATCAGATCGAGCTCCTGAAGAGCGGGGGCTTCTCAGActgcctggtgctgctgctcagtGCCCTGGTGCTGGTGGTCTGCGGGGTCGTGCTCACCATCCTCTCCACCACGACCatgcagctcagccctgcacgGCCGCTGGCCAGCATGTTCACCAGCGGGGTTGTCCTCCTGACTGCTGGCAGTGccatcctcctctgcctgctgctctaCCTGCTCTGCACCTCCTGCCGCCAGGCTGCTCCTCGGAGCCTGGAGACCGGCGAGATCCGTGTCTTCACCATCTCCGGCCGCCTCGCTGCGAACAGGCGGCTTCCtcccacctccagcatggccaaCCTCATCTGACCCAGGACACCCCTGCGTGAACCTCACTGGATACGACTCGTCAGCCGGGCTTGTGCCGGCCTTTCCCCAAGGAAGGGCGAGCGATGTGGTGTGCCTTGCGCTTCTTTCGGAGATGACTGGCATTTGCTTTGCCCCAGGCTGACGGCACAGCAGGGACTTGGGGTGCCTGGACAGGCTCTGTGACCCGGCGTGTTAGGAGCGCAGCGCTGGCCTGGTTGGCGTTTTATCTCCACAGAGCCTCCTGCgacagctgctgcctgcccggctgTGACCCCTGTCACAGCGTTAAGGTGAGCCTCTCCTGTACCCCTGGGGATCCCAGTACTTGCTTGGTTCCTGCAGTTTCTGGGGCTGTGTCGTGTGATCTCCTGGCAGGAGAGGCCGCAACTGTAGATGGTGTAAAACCATCCTGTGCTCCTTGCAGAGCTGCCAGCTTGGACCCCTGTCTCAGCTGGCACCAGCACTTCATGCCTCTGAGCCCGTGAAGGTAGGCACACACTGAGTATGCTGTGATGCCCTGTGTTGTGCGTCCCCTCCCGCCCAGGCTGCGGGACCCCTGAGCAAAGTAGATCCTGTAGCAGCTGACGACTGGCAGGAAATATTCTGCATGCCAGCAGGCATGCAGCGCAAGCGAAGGGAACTTAGGGGGAGGTAAGGCTGCAAGGGCTGCTCCCGAGAAAGCACCTGTGTGTCTGTGGGAGGGAGCATGGGATTTGCATGGGATTCTGTGTGCCAGAGCCCCGGCATGGCTGGACCTCATATGAGATGCCATTTGCATTTGTAATGCCAGGATCTGTTCCAATATTACCTTTCTGCAACCCACCATATTCTGTGGTTTATCAAAGAGGTGATCAAAGGGTGTtggtgtcagggccctgaggggtTATCAGTGCTGGACTGTGTGTCGGGGCTCTGTTATCACGCCAGCGTGCTCCAGCCACGTGAGCCACAAACGGCAAGGTGCAGTCGCTGGGGGATGGTGATGGGATGCCCAAATCAagggctgggctgctgccctgcAAGCGCTGTTGCCCTCCAACAGGAGTTTCCCAGGCAGAggcacctctgctgctgtgggagcGCGGCAGCTCAtccctgtccctgcgtgttcccGCGCCGTTTCTGTCTCCcaagtgctgcagctgctgcagggcagaaaAGTTCTTCTGCTACTGCTTGGGCCCTACCTGGAGCTGTTTTGGTGTTTTATCTCTACAAGGTGTCTATCACCAAGGTGCCTTTCCCAGAGGCAGACTAACAACTCACCCCTGGGAGCTTTTCCTGTGACTCGAGGCTAATTTACCTGTCAAAATTCTCATTTCCGCTGTAGACCCACGAACCATTTCACTGCCCTTTCCATAGACACGGATCCTAACCTCCTAGCAAAGCTGCTCCTGCAcagccttctcttcctcttcatcttcctgTCTACTCCCGTCTCCCCCTCACTtgagctgctctgccccagctgttATTTTTGCTCATTATTTGCTAAGTTCCCTCTGTAATGGAACAAGACTGAGCTATTCTTTTTTGGTGTCTGGTAACAAATTTATTTGGAAGAGGACGATAGCTCAATTCCCTCAGTAAAAGCATAAATCACTGTCCATGTTACACCTGGAGGCAGTGTCAGAGTTCAGCATCAGTGAACCCCACCGGGTATATGCTGGACAATGAGGACTTCATCCCTTTGCAGCTCCAGACCACACCATCCTCGATGCACTCAGATCGCATGAGGGCACTTCTGTATTCATCCGCTCTTGCCCTGCTCCTGCGGGCTTTCCTTCCCCCCAAAGCCTTGGATTATTTTCCCAAAGTATGAGAACATaattctggcttttcttttctggatCTCTGTTATCTCCAcgttttcttctgccattttcatATCATCCATAGATTTTATTAAACCActgtttcctcctctctctgcatCACTTCCCTTAGTCTGCCCAAGAGTTCAGAGGGTGTTACTAAGTTCAGATCCTTCTTTGCTAAATCCTCTGCAACGCAAAGTGCTGTCCTTCCCCTCTGGGCTGTTTGACCTCAGGTCCAGCAGGGACCCCTGTGCTTACACAGGGAGGGACAGGCCAGAGCTGGACCGTTCCGTACCATCACcgttgctgctgctctgcacgTCTGTGTCGGTGCATGTGCAGTTATGCCAAGCTGCACTGTCTCTCCCTGCATCAGTGCTTTAGTGGTTACTCCCAGCTCCCCCACCCTGCAGGTGTGGACaggccccagctgcctgcacaccagCTGTTTTGCACATCTGGGCATTTCTGTGAAGATGCGTGACTGCCCAgcttgcagctctgtgctgcctgcATATCAATGTCAGTTCTCCCCACCATAGCCCCTTCAAAATGTGCCCCAAGTGCCCATGAATCGTGCCAGAAAAGGATGCTCGTTGGCCATGTCAGCAACCTGAGGAAATAACGGCTGCGAACAGGCTGTCTCCGAGGTCGGGGGTTTGGGTGTCTGGCTGCCGAGATGGACAGCCTGTGCTGCCCCAGCCACTGACTCGCCTCCTGCAGCAGTGGTGCTGGTTTGTTGCCTTCTCGGTTCCTGGGTTGTGCATGGAAATACATAATAAAGTGTTGCAGAAGTTGTCGACTGTGTTGAATGCTGATGCTTGAGTGACAGCCTCTCTGCGGAGCGGGAggtggcagggctgtgcagagctGGCCTCTGCTCAGGCTGAGCCCAGGGCAGAAATCATGACAGCCCAGGGTCCCTCCTGCGGCTGTAGTTTCGGCTCATCAGCTAGTGTGGCAATGCCACCACAGCCCCCCAAATGCATGTACTTATTTCCTGATACACAACTCCCACCTCCAGATGCACGTGCATCTCCCTCTGCTTGAGGACCTAGACATAGCTGGTCCCCCTAACCACCGCTCAGTGAACCCAAGATCTTGCCGTGCCCCTGAAAGGAGCTCATGGGACACATGCAAAGCCTCCTGGATATGTCGGTGCCAACTGGTTTGTTTACAGAGAAGCTGTTTCGCCCTGCGGTAAGGCCAAGCCTTGAGCCTCGcggtggcagctgctgcctgcagcgagCCTGGAACCAGTCTGCCTGCATACCTGCTACTGCTCCCATCTGCCAGCCTCAACCGCGGTCCTTCTGCAGCTTCCTGGGGGGGACCCCCCTTGAGAAGGctcctcctttcctgctctgACCCCCATGTATTCCCAG contains:
- the TMEM125 gene encoding transmembrane protein 125 translates to MPELAELSSPRTPADADHIQRNILEEHVELWWFQDPKKSILCYGMAVVLILACGIGGIILLYSTSSRSGEWRLAVGTTLCLLALLVLLKQLLSSAIQDMNCIRSRDQIELLKSGGFSDCLVLLLSALVLVVCGVVLTILSTTTMQLSPARPLASMFTSGVVLLTAGSAILLCLLLYLLCTSCRQAAPRSLETGEIRVFTISGRLAANRRLPPTSSMANLI